AACATTACCGGTATGTACCGCATAGAAGGGAGAAGGAAACATTTGACTTATCACTATCGAACTTGAACACATTCGGAGTCGTACAACAAGATGGGTTAGCTACTTGACCAGAAGGATGCTAACCACATGCACTTTCGTTAAAAGCTGTTCTTTTCAAAATGCATTCCGTCGAACGGTGTGGATTATTGTGGGGGGTCGCTCATAGGAAGTTTAATATAAATCTCCTACAGTCGAACGATACACCCCTACGGGATGGATGGCATGAAGGGGTGAAATGGCCTATTACAACACTGCTATGCATTGTTTCCACAACGATTGTGTTCCGACTGTTCCGGTTTCACGAACCCCGCTCATTTCCATTGAAAGCATCTAATGAGCAGCATAATAGGGCATCGTTACTCGAACATCGAATATAATCGAACGATCCATCTAAACCACCCATCACCGATTATCATATATCTTTCTACTTACTCCGGTAAGTGCAGGCAACCTTTACTGTGTCAGAAACCCCTTACCACCGGTGATGGATTTGTGGTCGAGTTTTTCCTGTTCCGAAAGCCAAGCCATCTTCTGACGATGCTGCCGAGCGGCGGCTTCACACCGATCCAGCACCATCTGTTCCGTGAGGACACCCTCTTCCGAGGCGTAACATGCCGCTTGCCAGGATACACCGAGCTTCGAGATTTCACGACCGGACATACCCTCGCACAACTTGGCCATTTTACTGCAAACTGCGCTATAGTCCCACTGTTCTACTTTGAAGCGCCTGAAAACGAATGAATATTTTGTAGTATTCTGTTACATGGTTATTGATGCCATTCACTTACTTCTTTCCTTCGGCAGCAGGTTGTAGTACAAATTTGTCAAAGTATAAGCGTATCAATCGTTCTCGTTCGTCTAGCCCGGGCAGCGTGAACTCCACCATCTCGTCCAATCGATCGTTTATAGCGTAATCGAACTGTTCGGGAGTGTTCGAAGCTAGCACTAACATAAACCTTGGATTCTGCTCGCCAGTACGGTACAGGAACGCATTCAATGCCGATCGCATGTCTTCCGATATTTGTTCGGATGAGCGTTTGCGCAGGAAGGCATCGGCTTCGTCGATGAACAGCAGCAATCCGCGTCTGCTAGTGTTGGCCCAATCGAACACCTTGTGGATGGCCGTCACAGCTTCACGACCCATTGGTCCAACGTCACCGCCGGTCATGATGGCGTAGTCCATACCGGAGTGTGTTGCAAGTCGCTTGGCGAACATGGTCTTACCAGTTCCGGGAGGTCCGTGCATGAGGATGTTCCGATACAGACCCTTATTGTTCTTGGTATTCTTTGTAGCAATCGCGATGTCGCGTAGACGCTCCTCAAGCTTGGGCTGCAACACAACACCCTGCAGGGCGTCGGTCGGTTTGTGCTTCAACCGCTTTATCGTATCGATGGGATGTTTAAGCGCTTCCAGCAATGAAAAGCGCGATGTTTCGTTAACCAACGATGGTTTTCCTATTCGTGCTTCAACATATCGTGCCGTCACTCCCGTTGCACCCTTTGCCGTGTAAACACCGAGCGCCAGCAGCGATAAACCACCAACCGTGGTTACAACCTTATTCCAATCGGTTAGCAGAGCGGTAGCACCCTGCCCCAATACGGATCCTGCCGTCTTTATGCCTTCCATCACGGTGATTCGATTCTCTTCCGCCTTCAAACGAATCTGCTCTAGCGTGAGATCACGGTTTTCGCGATCCACTTTAGCCTTCGCTCGCAGTTCTGCCTCCAACAGCTTCATCTTATTCTTCTCACGCAGTTCCATTTCATGTTCGATCGTCTTGCGACGCATTGCTTCCTGTTTCGCAACGCTTTCCTCCTGTTTGCGAAGGTTTTCTTCCTGTACGCGCTGCTGTTGGGCCAGCTGCTCTTCGTACCGTTTCCTAGCCAGCTGATCCTGATACTGAGcacgctgctgttgctgctttgTCTCCTCGGCCAAGGTTTTACGGCGCTCTTCGTGATCCACACGCTTTTGTTCCACCTTGGACGATTCTATGTGAGCTTCATATTCCTTCACCTTGGCCAAATACTCTTGCTGGCGAGtattttcttgcattttaGACAAGTCCAGCGCTTCGCGGGCATGTTCTGCGGGAGATTGGAAGAAGTAGCAGATAAACCATAATACGAGGCAGTGCGATTACGCAACCTTAAGGAAAACTTACTCGATCGTTCCAGAGTACGAGCCGCTTCGGCTGCCCTTTCCAGCGCTGACGAATCGAACCGATAGGCCTCCATGGCTTTCCGCTCCGCTTTGGTCAAATTCGCATCACCTGCCATCTGACCGGCGCTACCGGTCGATGAGGGTGGCGGTCCCGGTGGTTCAGGACCTCCATCTCCGCCTCCTTGTGGGGGAGCTTGGCTTTTATACCCGAATAACCACGACATTACGGCAGAACTTTTACACTTTCACTGTTCACGTAACGTGTTCTAATTTGTTCTCTAAATGTTTCGGGTTATCAGCTTAAATTGTAATGTTCCGGGATGCGGTCACGAAAATGTGCTTCTTGCTGCAggttgatattttttatctaGAGTTTTAAATTCTGTCATCGCGATGCAGAACCGTCAACTGATCCTAGCTGTCAAAATTGACATTAGAgagttgtattttttatatgtAAATTGACCAATAAAAATTTGGAACAAAATGTTAAggtttacaaaataaaattggttTGCACTACCAACGAATTATGAAAGCTCATCGATATAAAATAGAGCAGAATGTTCTCGTTATGATTTCTCAATTCCAAGAACTCGACTTCGATCCTGCTTGTCTAAACGGAATTCACTCGCGAAATTGGACAAGCACAACGAGCGTATCCAAGTGGAGTTGAAAAGGTGCGACTttgcgattgtttgttttgaattgaaTGCAGGTATTTTTCATATAATTCTGGCGGGATTTTATCATTCCTTGAACTGCACACGGATGAATGTCGAATAATGAAATGTGATTGCTTAAAACAGCTACTTTTTAGATCAGCAGTACCTAAAGCAGCCTTGCAGCAACGATGGCTAAGCGCAATATTTGGACTTACGACGAAACACTAGAGATGTTAAACATAATGTTCGAACAAGAGAGCCTAAAAGCAATGAACGGGAGACCGTTTCGCAAGGATAAAGCTTTCCGCTTGGTGTGCGAGGAAATGATGCAGCGTGGGTACAACACCAGAGACCCAAAGCAGATAGAGTACCGATGGAAGAATTTGAAGAAACACTACATGGACCTGCAGAGGGATCCCAATCTGATCGAAACCAATCCATTCCAATACTACGATGAGATTGATGTGCTGATAAAAGGGAAACCACCTGCCACAATGTCGAAACTATACGAATTGAGCATCTCAAGTCGTATGTGGATAGTTCTCTTCTCTCTACCTCTTAAACATTATGATCTTGCAAACATTAATCACTACAACTTTTCATTTGCAGTTGAATTGAGGCCTAACACAGTCGAGAAGAATGTGTTTACCAAAACGAATTCTCTTCCGACGATGCAGGAGGATTCCGGTGATGATGGCGTAAGAAGTGAGGAAAACGATATAAAACCTGCGATAATAACGCAATCACGGCCAGTTAAATGCAGTCCAAGACGTTCCAAGCGCAATGTTAAACGTCCAACATATCGCCGAAGTGAGACGCCAAAGACATGTTTTCCACCATACAGCATAACTACAGAAAAAGAAGCGTATCGAAATCAAAAAAACTTAATTGATTATCAGTTTGGACTGTACAGCAAAGTGCAGGAAGAGTCGGATCAGAAGTTTCTAGACATGAGTCGACAGATGCTTGACGAATGCAATGAAAAATTTCAATCGTTCGTAGAGAAGCTTGTATCTGGAAGTTCTTCGGGTTCGTAATATACACATATGCAACGATATATGAGTCGAAATGAAAGTAATATGAAGCTAGGTCACTTAATAGATAAGCGAGGCGAGATCGATTTTTGAAAAGACCATACCAGCTTTTGAAGTAGCGATTGCTCGATGCGACGCTCTACTCAAAGTATCTTTTCAACAACCAATAATATGTTTAATCCAGGCTACGGCCAAACAGTCCGGGTTGGATAGATATGTTAACGTAACAGCCGGACCATAGGAAACTGGCAAACTTTAATGCAAACAGCAACACGGGAAGAAGTTTAAAGCAATAAGAACACGGATGATATAGAAGGCGTATGTTATCCTAAAAGTTGCGTATTTTATGGAAAATTATAATATTGAACCGATCTACAGAACATTTGCTTTCACCTATTAACTGCTGATAgtactttctatttcaaattgAGCATTACTTCTGACATAAAAAAACGTACGAACTAAAGTCGacacaataaaaatattcagTTGAAACACGCGGGCGAACCTAACGTAAATGGCACTTCGCTTATTTTTTGTCCACGTGCAGCTGGATCCATGGGTGGGTGGCTACATTTTCTAACGGCATACGGCTGGCAGGATCTTTGACGAGCAAACGCGAAATTAAGTGTGCAGCTGCTTTCGTCACATCCGGCGGCACGGTGTACTGCACTTTCATAATCTTACGGTACGTTTCCTCATAAGTGTTGGCCAAGAATGGTGCCTTGCCGCATAGCAGTTCGTACGCCAGCACTCCCAAACTCCATAGATCAACCGTTTTCGTATGGGGTTGTCCTTGTACCATTTCCGGCGACAAATAATCGAGCGTTCCGCACAGTGTGGTGCGAGACGATGTTGGTTCGTGTACGGACCACCCGAAATCGGCTATCTTCAGCTCACCGCCATGACCGAGGAGTAGATTTTCCGGCTTAATGTCACGATGTATCACATTGCGCTCGTGCAGATAGATCAGCGCAGATACAAGCGAGTACACGTAGATGGCGCACCGTTTCTCTGGGAACCGTTTTCctggctgttgctgttgctcctTGAAAAGCGTACCGCCTGGTGCGTACTCCAAGATGAGATAAATGCGTGACTCGTCGTGAAAGTAACCGTACATGCGTAAGATGTTCGGATGTCGCAAATGGGACTGAATTTCTATTTCTCTTCGCACCTGATGCTCAATGCCCTGGGCGTGTACCTAAGGAGGCGAAACGGTAGAAATTTGTTAACTGTTTATTGATGTTGTTCAAGTTACCCATTACCCATTATGAAATACTTGCCTGCTTCTTGAAAAGCACCTTCAGTGcgatgacaaattttgtttccttttcacGAGCTAGATATACATTTCCGAACTTGCCGCGGCCCAACGGTCTACCGATGTCGAAGTTGCTGAGTGTCCATACCTTTTTGGCCGGTTTTTGCTGTGCCGGTTGGATAGTGTCGCAATTAGTGCCGCTCGGCTGTACAACTTCCGGCTTATCACTACCGGCCGGCGTCGTATCCATGGGTTCCGGTTGGGATCCATCAGTCTTTGGAGTGGCTGGTTTTTCAACGGCCGGTTTGCTATTGCTAGCTGCTGCTATTCGTATTACAGGTGGTGGTAATTGCGGAGCTTTGAACACTCCCACGGTTTGTCCTTCCGCTACCTTACCGACAACTTTtggtgcatttgtttttagcGCTTGGTTTACGACCGGTGCGGCAACGGTGGTACCTTTTTTAACCAACAATGTTCCCGAATGGGATGCAATTGTTGTTGCGCCCGGAGTTACCGATGCCGGTGCGGTGAATATTT
The Anopheles moucheti chromosome 2, idAnoMoucSN_F20_07, whole genome shotgun sequence genome window above contains:
- the LOC128309983 gene encoding ATPase family AAA domain-containing protein 3A homolog; translated protein: MSWLFGYKSQAPPQGGGDGGPEPPGPPPSSTGSAGQMAGDANLTKAERKAMEAYRFDSSALERAAEAARTLERSKHAREALDLSKMQENTRQQEYLAKVKEYEAHIESSKVEQKRVDHEERRKTLAEETKQQQQRAQYQDQLARKRYEEQLAQQQRVQEENLRKQEESVAKQEAMRRKTIEHEMELREKNKMKLLEAELRAKAKVDRENRDLTLEQIRLKAEENRITVMEGIKTAGSVLGQGATALLTDWNKVVTTVGGLSLLALGVYTAKGATGVTARYVEARIGKPSLVNETSRFSLLEALKHPIDTIKRLKHKPTDALQGVVLQPKLEERLRDIAIATKNTKNNKGLYRNILMHGPPGTGKTMFAKRLATHSGMDYAIMTGGDVGPMGREAVTAIHKVFDWANTSRRGLLLFIDEADAFLRKRSSEQISEDMRSALNAFLYRTGEQNPRFMLVLASNTPEQFDYAINDRLDEMVEFTLPGLDERERLIRLYFDKFVLQPAAEGKKRFKVEQWDYSAVCSKMAKLCEGMSGREISKLGVSWQAACYASEEGVLTEQMVLDRCEAAARQHRQKMAWLSEQEKLDHKSITGGKGFLTQ
- the LOC128310675 gene encoding uncharacterized protein LOC128310675, whose amino-acid sequence is MAKRNIWTYDETLEMLNIMFEQESLKAMNGRPFRKDKAFRLVCEEMMQRGYNTRDPKQIEYRWKNLKKHYMDLQRDPNLIETNPFQYYDEIDVLIKGKPPATMSKLYELSISSLELRPNTVEKNVFTKTNSLPTMQEDSGDDGVRSEENDIKPAIITQSRPVKCSPRRSKRNVKRPTYRRSETPKTCFPPYSITTEKEAYRNQKNLIDYQFGLYSKVQEESDQKFLDMSRQMLDECNEKFQSFVEKLVSGSSSGS
- the LOC128310674 gene encoding aurora kinase C-like; translated protein: MACNKENRKIFTAPASVTPGATTIASHSGTLLVKKGTTVAAPVVNQALKTNAPKVVGKVAEGQTVGVFKAPQLPPPVIRIAAASNSKPAVEKPATPKTDGSQPEPMDTTPAGSDKPEVVQPSGTNCDTIQPAQQKPAKKVWTLSNFDIGRPLGRGKFGNVYLAREKETKFVIALKVLFKKQVHAQGIEHQVRREIEIQSHLRHPNILRMYGYFHDESRIYLILEYAPGGTLFKEQQQQPGKRFPEKRCAIYVYSLVSALIYLHERNVIHRDIKPENLLLGHGGELKIADFGWSVHEPTSSRTTLCGTLDYLSPEMVQGQPHTKTVDLWSLGVLAYELLCGKAPFLANTYEETYRKIMKVQYTVPPDVTKAAAHLISRLLVKDPASRMPLENVATHPWIQLHVDKK